One genomic window of Phragmitibacter flavus includes the following:
- a CDS encoding RNA methyltransferase, with amino-acid sequence MAKLKQQYEAEGFYGIGVHYAENETNIGTLWRSAYVLGAAFIFTIGRKYKKESSDVTKAWSKIPLYHYETFDEFRAQLPFATVMVGVEMAEGAIPIQEFDHPPRAVYVLGCESRGLPESVLSACQFVVSLPGSFSLNVAVAGSLVAYDRVAGKGGRLPKRR; translated from the coding sequence ATGGCGAAGCTTAAGCAACAGTATGAGGCGGAGGGGTTTTACGGGATCGGCGTGCACTACGCGGAGAATGAAACGAACATAGGGACGCTGTGGCGGAGTGCCTATGTGTTGGGGGCGGCGTTTATTTTTACGATTGGACGGAAGTATAAAAAGGAGTCGAGCGATGTGACGAAGGCTTGGAGCAAGATCCCTCTTTATCATTATGAAACGTTCGATGAATTTCGGGCTCAGTTGCCGTTTGCAACGGTGATGGTGGGGGTGGAAATGGCGGAGGGGGCGATTCCGATTCAGGAGTTCGATCATCCGCCGCGGGCGGTTTATGTGTTGGGCTGTGAGAGTCGGGGACTGCCGGAGAGTGTGTTGTCGGCGTGTCAGTTTGTGGTGTCGTTGCCGGGGAGTTTCAGTTTAAATGTGGCGGTGGCGGGCAGCCTGGTGGCGTATGATCGGGTGGCAGGAAAGGGCGGGCGATTGCCCAAACGAAGATAG
- a CDS encoding sulfatase family protein: protein MAPPHLVVFLADDYSFLDSKVEGAADMRTPNLSKLAAAGMTFTHAFVASPSCAPSRAALLTGLMPARNGAEVNHSKPRAEIKKLPAYLQELGYEVVAFGKVAHYRHTGDYGFDHFAHDKFHDHDGVPAALKWLRERKSSKPLCIFIGSNWPHVPWPERASWAEPSAMRLPPSQADTPETRDARAAYATAVTRMDDELGKVMAAVNETLGTNVALMMTSDHGAQFPFAKWNCYDAGIRVPLMVSWPGVVEAGTRSEAMVSWVDILPTLAEMGGGKVAAKIDGQSFAPVLRRQKQEHRERIFTTHSADGKINVYPMRSVRTKDWKLIVNLTPEAKFTTHIDLVPHGKLPGYWGGFWESWVRMAESSPDIAAKVQRYRHRPEMELYDLVNDPHEMSNLAADPAQFDRVRELRSELETWMTAQGDQRVEKGPGPEVK from the coding sequence ATGGCGCCTCCGCATCTGGTGGTGTTTCTTGCGGATGATTACAGTTTCCTGGATTCGAAGGTGGAGGGGGCGGCAGACATGCGCACGCCGAACCTGTCGAAGCTGGCGGCAGCGGGGATGACTTTTACGCATGCGTTTGTGGCTTCACCGAGTTGTGCGCCGAGCCGGGCGGCGCTGTTGACGGGATTGATGCCGGCTCGCAATGGCGCGGAGGTGAATCACAGCAAACCACGGGCGGAAATCAAGAAGCTGCCTGCGTATTTGCAGGAGCTGGGATACGAGGTGGTGGCGTTTGGCAAGGTGGCGCATTACCGGCATACGGGCGACTATGGCTTTGATCATTTTGCACATGACAAGTTTCATGATCATGACGGGGTTCCGGCGGCGTTGAAGTGGTTGAGGGAGCGGAAGAGTTCCAAGCCGTTGTGCATCTTCATCGGATCGAACTGGCCCCATGTGCCGTGGCCCGAGCGGGCTTCATGGGCTGAACCGTCAGCAATGCGGCTGCCACCTTCGCAGGCGGACACCCCAGAAACGCGGGATGCCCGCGCGGCCTACGCGACTGCCGTGACACGGATGGATGATGAACTGGGAAAGGTGATGGCAGCGGTGAATGAGACGTTGGGCACCAATGTGGCGTTGATGATGACGAGCGATCATGGGGCGCAGTTTCCCTTCGCCAAATGGAACTGTTATGATGCGGGGATTCGGGTTCCATTGATGGTGTCGTGGCCGGGAGTGGTGGAGGCGGGGACTCGCAGCGAAGCGATGGTGAGTTGGGTGGACATCCTGCCGACTTTGGCGGAAATGGGTGGAGGGAAGGTTGCGGCGAAAATCGACGGACAATCATTTGCTCCGGTTCTGAGGAGGCAGAAGCAGGAGCACCGCGAACGCATCTTCACCACGCACAGCGCTGATGGGAAGATCAATGTTTACCCGATGCGGAGCGTGCGGACGAAGGATTGGAAGTTGATCGTGAATCTCACTCCAGAAGCGAAGTTCACCACACACATTGATCTGGTTCCCCACGGCAAGTTGCCGGGTTATTGGGGAGGTTTCTGGGAGTCCTGGGTCAGAATGGCGGAGTCCAGTCCGGACATCGCGGCGAAGGTGCAGCGTTATCGTCATCGCCCTGAAATGGAGCTTTACGATTTGGTCAACGATCCTCATGAGATGAGCAATCTTGCCGCCGATCCCGCGCAATTCGACCGCGTGCGGGAACTGCGGTCGGAACTGGAGACCTGGATGACGGCGCAGGGAGATCAACGAGTAGAAAAGGGGCCAGGACCCGAGGTGAAATGA